In one window of Halomarina pelagica DNA:
- a CDS encoding NADH:flavin oxidoreductase produces MTTVPLDAPLEIGGLRVPNRLYRAPLLECVGDGPDAGERLADELEPAAASGAGLIFQGATIVRGEGGCVAPNMTRIDTAEKADRLRAVTDAVHDHGGRIAIQLDHGGLRCLETWHRGYRAAHPELRQLAVSRPPGVLRALDCVGALEYDPHVLSTGDVYDLAADFGRAARRATDVGYDGVHLAGANAGLVQQFLSPYYNRRSDEFADGARFLELVHDEVRERAGDVPLMTKVPTESRRPPFVRRGLSPTDAVEIAVRLADYGYDALVPVEGSTFWDMSLVRGEYPRRTWEASQFQPGYEAAFGGRRRAALVRALTRVSAAANGFEPRWNADLCRAVRERVDVPVLCEGGIRTREGIDRLLGTACDAVGLARPFYAEPRLPARLLADASAAVACENCNNCVVPQATGAPGMCRTPSVVRRRGEYERRGAYERDR; encoded by the coding sequence ATGACCACGGTCCCGCTCGACGCGCCGCTCGAGATCGGCGGACTGCGCGTGCCCAATCGCCTCTACCGCGCGCCGCTCCTCGAGTGCGTCGGCGACGGACCCGACGCCGGCGAGCGCCTGGCGGACGAACTCGAACCGGCGGCCGCCTCCGGCGCGGGGCTGATCTTCCAGGGCGCGACGATCGTTCGCGGGGAGGGCGGCTGCGTCGCGCCGAACATGACGCGGATCGACACCGCCGAGAAGGCGGATCGCCTTCGGGCGGTCACTGACGCCGTCCACGACCATGGCGGGCGTATCGCGATACAGCTCGATCACGGCGGACTCCGGTGTCTCGAGACGTGGCACCGCGGGTACCGCGCCGCGCATCCCGAACTCCGACAACTCGCCGTCTCGCGTCCTCCGGGGGTCCTGCGGGCGCTCGACTGCGTCGGCGCGCTGGAGTACGACCCGCACGTGCTCTCGACCGGGGACGTGTACGACCTCGCCGCCGACTTCGGGCGGGCGGCGCGTCGGGCGACCGACGTCGGATACGACGGCGTCCACCTCGCGGGGGCGAACGCGGGGCTCGTCCAGCAGTTCCTCTCTCCGTACTACAACCGGCGGAGCGACGAGTTCGCCGACGGTGCGCGCTTCCTCGAACTCGTCCACGACGAGGTCCGCGAGCGGGCGGGAGACGTCCCGCTGATGACGAAGGTGCCGACGGAGTCGCGCCGGCCGCCGTTCGTTCGGCGGGGACTCTCCCCCACCGACGCCGTCGAGATCGCCGTCCGACTCGCCGACTACGGATACGACGCGCTCGTCCCCGTCGAGGGATCGACGTTCTGGGACATGAGCCTCGTCCGGGGGGAGTACCCCAGGCGCACCTGGGAGGCGTCCCAGTTTCAACCCGGCTACGAGGCCGCGTTCGGCGGTCGGCGGCGAGCGGCGCTCGTTCGGGCGCTGACGCGCGTCAGTGCCGCGGCGAACGGCTTCGAGCCGCGCTGGAATGCGGACCTGTGCCGCGCGGTTCGCGAGCGAGTGGACGTTCCCGTCCTCTGCGAGGGAGGCATCCGCACTCGCGAGGGGATCGATCGCCTCCTCGGGACGGCGTGCGACGCGGTCGGCCTCGCCCGCCCGTTCTACGCCGAACCGCGCCTCCCGGCGCGGCTGCTGGCCGACGCGAGCGCGGCGGTCGCCTGCGAGAACTGCAACAACTGCGTCGTCCCGCAGGCGACGGGCGCGCCGGGGATGTGTCGCACGCCGTCGGTCGTGCGGCGGCGCGGCGAGTACGAGCGGCGCGGGGCGTACGAGCGGGACCGATAG
- a CDS encoding DUF1028 domain-containing protein — protein MCVRETRPADDGEYVRFGVAVATNTPGIGVFCPFVSENGSVATQHYTVGEVGPRLLGYLDDGLRADDAVAATLAAVSRPHLRQVHALCREARGVHHGDAPPVYGDRVGERYSVAGNTLAGEGVLDAIAAAFERGDPDRELAVRLIEALAAGEEAGGDRRDDDVRSAAVRVVDPGAPLANEWYNDLRVDASRTPIADLTEQYGLAKDYHAEAAAEW, from the coding sequence ATCTGCGTCCGCGAGACCCGACCGGCCGACGACGGTGAGTACGTCCGATTCGGCGTCGCTGTGGCGACGAACACCCCCGGAATCGGCGTGTTCTGTCCGTTCGTCTCGGAGAACGGGTCGGTGGCGACGCAGCACTACACCGTCGGCGAGGTCGGCCCGCGCCTGCTCGGGTATCTCGACGACGGCCTCCGTGCCGACGACGCGGTCGCCGCTACCCTCGCCGCGGTCTCACGGCCCCACCTCCGACAGGTCCACGCGCTCTGCCGCGAGGCGAGAGGCGTCCACCACGGCGACGCGCCACCCGTCTACGGCGACCGCGTCGGGGAGCGCTACTCGGTGGCCGGCAACACGCTCGCCGGCGAGGGGGTGCTCGATGCGATCGCGGCGGCGTTCGAACGCGGCGATCCGGACCGTGAACTCGCCGTTCGGCTGATCGAGGCGCTCGCCGCCGGCGAGGAGGCGGGCGGCGACCGACGGGACGACGACGTTCGGAGCGCCGCCGTCCGCGTCGTCGATCCCGGCGCGCCGCTCGCGAACGAGTGGTACAACGACCTCCGAGTCGACGCGTCGCGGACGCCGATCGCCGATCTCACGGAGCAGTACGGGTTGGCGAAGGACTACCACGCGGAAGCGGCGGCCGAGTGGTGA